From a single Streptomyces sp. NBC_01264 genomic region:
- a CDS encoding ABC transporter substrate-binding protein — translation MFNRTRCLQISAALASISLISGCGLFSDDGGNGDQRIVVGTTSAPTTLDPAAAWDGSWELYRNVYQTLLAFPTGATKPQPDAAQSCEFTDAGNESYRCTVRKGLKFSDGEPLDAKAVKHSLDRIMTINAPSGPKALFGSLDKIETPDAQTVVFHLKTPDATFPFVLGSPAASLVSPKEYPADKLREGDKVTGSGPYTLESYKEAGEAVLNRNESYNGFANRRNGGVTIRYFADSKKMIAALKGKEIDATYRGLSADEVKDLQSPASHDAGVQVVENVGSEIRYLVFNPSDPLVAKVPVRQAIAQIVDRGALVSKVYQGTAEPLYSMVPKGVVGHRTPFYDSYGQPDVAKAKKALKDAGIATPVPLTFWYTTDRYGASTADEFTELKRQLDESGLFKITLRGQPWKTFQEGYKKGEYPIFGRGWFPDFPDPDNFIAPFVGKENAVGTPYESKEIVDVVLPKSRRESDRSAGVHEFEKAQQIFADDVRLLPLWQGKLYVAARDDIAGAERALDPQTVMQVWELYRKTSW, via the coding sequence GTGTTCAACCGGACCAGATGCCTGCAGATCTCTGCGGCCCTTGCGTCCATATCCCTGATCTCCGGATGCGGCCTGTTCTCGGACGACGGCGGCAATGGAGATCAGCGGATTGTCGTCGGAACGACGAGCGCACCCACGACCCTCGATCCAGCCGCGGCTTGGGACGGCTCCTGGGAGCTCTACCGGAACGTCTACCAGACCCTGCTGGCGTTCCCCACCGGTGCGACCAAGCCCCAGCCGGACGCGGCCCAGAGCTGCGAGTTCACCGACGCCGGCAACGAGTCGTACCGCTGCACGGTGCGCAAGGGCCTGAAGTTCTCCGACGGCGAGCCGCTCGACGCCAAGGCCGTCAAGCACTCGCTGGACCGGATCATGACCATCAACGCCCCGTCCGGCCCCAAGGCCCTGTTCGGCAGCCTCGACAAGATCGAGACCCCGGACGCGCAGACGGTGGTCTTCCACCTGAAGACCCCGGACGCCACCTTCCCCTTCGTGCTCGGATCCCCGGCCGCGTCGCTCGTCTCGCCGAAGGAGTACCCGGCCGACAAGCTGCGCGAGGGCGACAAGGTCACGGGCTCCGGCCCGTACACCCTGGAGTCGTACAAGGAGGCCGGCGAGGCGGTCCTGAACCGCAACGAGAGCTACAACGGCTTCGCCAACCGCCGCAACGGCGGGGTCACCATCCGCTACTTCGCGGACTCCAAGAAGATGATCGCGGCCCTCAAGGGCAAGGAGATCGACGCGACCTACCGCGGCCTCTCCGCCGACGAGGTCAAGGACCTCCAGTCCCCCGCCTCGCACGACGCGGGCGTCCAGGTCGTCGAGAACGTCGGCTCGGAGATCCGCTACCTGGTCTTCAACCCCTCGGACCCGCTGGTCGCGAAGGTCCCGGTGCGTCAGGCGATCGCGCAGATCGTCGACCGCGGCGCGCTCGTCTCGAAGGTCTACCAGGGCACCGCCGAGCCGCTCTACTCGATGGTCCCCAAGGGCGTCGTCGGCCACAGGACGCCGTTCTACGACTCCTACGGCCAGCCGGACGTGGCCAAGGCCAAGAAGGCCCTCAAGGACGCCGGGATCGCGACGCCGGTGCCCCTGACCTTCTGGTACACCACCGACCGCTACGGCGCCTCCACGGCGGACGAGTTCACCGAGCTCAAGCGCCAGCTCGACGAGAGCGGGCTCTTCAAGATCACCCTGCGCGGCCAGCCCTGGAAGACCTTCCAGGAGGGCTACAAGAAGGGCGAGTACCCGATCTTCGGCCGAGGCTGGTTCCCCGACTTCCCGGACCCGGACAACTTCATCGCGCCGTTCGTCGGCAAGGAGAACGCGGTCGGCACCCCGTACGAGTCCAAGGAGATCGTGGACGTCGTCCTGCCCAAGTCCCGTCGCGAGAGCGACCGGTCGGCCGGAGTCCACGAGTTCGAGAAGGCCCAGCAGATCTTCGCCGACGACGTCCGGCTGCTGCCCCTGTGGCAGGGCAAGCTGTACGTCGCCGCCCGCGACGACATCGCCGGCGCGGAGCGGGCGCTCGACCCGCAGACCGTCATGCAGGTGTGGGAGCTGTACCGCAAGACCAGCTGGTAG
- a CDS encoding uracil-DNA glycosylase, whose protein sequence is MDNVYRRFVAVTQMLPESWLPVLGGELDQPYFKELTEFVEKERANGPVYPPREQVFAALEATAFDQVKVLVLGQDPYHGAGQGHGLCFSVQPGVKTPPSLRNIYKEMQAELGTPVPDNGYLMPWAEQGVLLLNAVLTVREAEPNSHKGKGWEKFTDAVIRAVAERPDPAVFVLWGAYAQKKLPLIDEERHIVVKGAHPSPLSAKKFFGSRPFTQINEAVAAQGHAPIDWRIPDLG, encoded by the coding sequence ATGGACAACGTGTACCGGAGGTTTGTCGCCGTGACCCAGATGCTGCCCGAGTCCTGGCTCCCCGTCCTCGGAGGGGAGCTGGATCAGCCCTACTTCAAGGAGCTCACCGAGTTCGTCGAGAAGGAGCGGGCGAACGGGCCGGTCTACCCGCCCCGCGAGCAGGTCTTCGCGGCCCTGGAGGCCACCGCGTTCGACCAGGTGAAGGTCCTGGTCCTCGGCCAGGACCCCTACCACGGCGCGGGCCAGGGCCACGGGCTGTGCTTCTCCGTGCAGCCCGGCGTGAAGACCCCGCCCTCGCTGCGCAACATCTACAAGGAGATGCAGGCCGAGCTGGGCACCCCCGTCCCGGACAACGGCTACCTGATGCCGTGGGCCGAGCAGGGCGTCCTGCTGCTCAACGCGGTGCTCACCGTCCGCGAGGCGGAGCCCAACTCGCACAAGGGCAAGGGCTGGGAGAAGTTCACCGACGCGGTGATCCGCGCGGTGGCCGAGCGCCCCGACCCGGCCGTGTTCGTCCTCTGGGGGGCGTACGCGCAGAAGAAGCTCCCGCTGATCGACGAGGAGCGGCACATCGTTGTCAAGGGCGCCCACCCCTCCCCGCTGTCGGCCAAGAAGTTCTTCGGCTCCCGGCCCTTCACCCAGATCAACGAGGCCGTCGCCGCCCAGGGCCATGCGCCGATCGACTGGCGGATTCCGGACCTGGGCTGA
- a CDS encoding SDR family oxidoreductase, translating into MTYDGTDSGRVALITGASRGIGYGIAEALVARGDRICITGRNEESLKEAVERLGADRVISVAGKAHDEAHQAVAVERTMEAFGRVDFLINNAGTNPVFGPIADLDLGVARKVFETNVISALGFAQRTWHAWQKENGGAIVNIASIAGVSASPFIGAYGMSKAAMVNLTLQLAHEMAPGVRVNAIAPAVVKTRFAQALYEGREQEAAAAYPLGRLGVPEDIGGAAAFLTSAQAEWITGQTLVVDGGMFLNAGVH; encoded by the coding sequence ATGACGTACGACGGAACGGACAGCGGCAGGGTCGCGCTGATCACCGGGGCGAGCCGGGGCATCGGCTACGGCATCGCCGAGGCCCTGGTGGCCCGCGGTGACAGGATCTGCATCACCGGACGGAACGAGGAGTCCCTCAAGGAGGCCGTCGAGCGGCTCGGCGCGGACCGGGTGATCTCGGTCGCGGGCAAGGCGCACGACGAGGCCCATCAGGCCGTCGCCGTGGAACGCACGATGGAGGCCTTCGGCCGGGTCGACTTCCTGATCAACAACGCGGGGACCAACCCGGTCTTCGGGCCGATCGCGGACCTGGACCTCGGGGTCGCCCGCAAGGTCTTCGAGACCAATGTGATCTCGGCGCTCGGCTTCGCCCAGCGGACCTGGCACGCCTGGCAGAAGGAGAACGGCGGCGCGATCGTCAACATCGCCTCGATCGCCGGCGTCTCCGCCTCGCCCTTCATCGGGGCGTACGGGATGAGCAAGGCGGCCATGGTCAACCTGACCCTCCAGCTCGCCCACGAGATGGCGCCGGGGGTCCGGGTCAACGCGATCGCGCCCGCGGTCGTGAAGACCAGGTTCGCCCAGGCCCTCTACGAGGGCCGGGAGCAGGAGGCGGCGGCGGCCTATCCGCTGGGCCGGCTCGGGGTCCCGGAGGACATCGGAGGGGCCGCGGCCTTTCTTACATCTGCACAAGCGGAATGGATCACAGGACAAACTCTCGTCGTCGACGGGGGAATGTTCCTCAATGCCGGAGTGCATTGA